A genomic stretch from Pithys albifrons albifrons isolate INPA30051 chromosome 28, PitAlb_v1, whole genome shotgun sequence includes:
- the LRRN2 gene encoding leucine-rich repeat neuronal protein 2 encodes MSCLQTSSLLLCVVAATAIPTVPWKVQCPPQCVCQIRPWYTPRSVYREAATVDCNDLFISSVPEDLPEGTQTLLLQSNNIARLEQSELDYLRNLSELDLSQNSFSDIWDFGLKDMPQLLSLHLEENQLSELPDSSFPGLGNLQELYLNHNQLRRIAPHAFSGLGSLLRLHLNSNLLRTVDSRWFQMLPSLEILMIGGNRVDAILDMNFRPLSNLRSLVLAGMNLREISDYALEGLRSLESLSFYDNKLANVPKRALQQVPGLKFLDLNKNPLQRVKQSDFTNMLHLKELGLNNMEELVSIDQFALINLPELTKLDVTNNPKLSFIHPNAFHHLPQLETLMLNNNALSALHKQTVESLPNLQEISIHSNPIRCDCVIRWVNSSDTHIRFIEPQSTLCAEPPDLKRRHIRDVPFREMTEQCLPLISARSFPSRLEAADGDNVSLHCRALAEPDPEIYWVTPSGVKLVPFADDGRYKVHSEGTLEIRGIAAGEAGLYTCVAHNLLGADTKSVRVLVNHSFPLGEDSLELVVADIQSYHILLAWKPHLNTVSSNLTWSSFSPSSGAGAPGVARLPSGTHTYNITRLRQDTEYWACLHVAFVDSQAKVACVNARTKEAAHGHGLLGGRQTLVAGLVLCLLLLSAALVARYGVGGPGELPRGARAVRVVYPIQPPLAQPWARGQHGGQLLAVEVQAAPPDC; translated from the coding sequence ATGAGCTGCCTCCAGaccagctccctcctgctctgcgTGGTGGCCGCCACTGCCATCCCCACGGTGCCCTGGAAGGTGCAGTGCCCCCCGCAGTGCGTGTGCCAGATCCGGCCCTGGTACACCCCACGCTCCGTGTACCGGGAGGCGGCCACGGTGGACTGCAATGACCTCTTCATCTCCTCCGTGCCCGAGGACCTGCctgagggcacccagaccctgctcctgcagagcaACAACATcgccaggctggagcagagcgAGCTGGACTATCTCAGAAACCTCTCGGAGCTGGACCTGTCGCAGAACAGCTTCTCTGACATCTGGGACTTCGGGCTGAAGGACATGCCCCAGCTGCTCAGCCTGCACCTGGAGGAGAACCAGCTCTCTGAGCTGCCTGACAGCAGCTTCCCCGGGCTGGGCAACCTGCAGGAGCTGTACCTGAACCACAACCAGCTTCGCAGGATCGCCCCCCACGCCTTCTCCGGCCTCGGCAGCCTCCTGCGCCTCCACCTCAACTCCAACCTGCTGAGGACGGTCGACAGCCGCTGGTTCCAGATGCTCCCCAGCTTGGAGATCCTCATGATCGGGGGCAACAGGGTGGATGCCATCCTGGATATGAATTTCAGGCCCCTGTCGAACCTGCGGAGTTTGGTCCTGGCCGGGATGAACCTGCGGGAGATCTCAGACTACGCCCTGGAGGGGCTGCGGAGCCTGGAGAGCCTCTCCTTCTATGACAACAAGCTGGCAAATGTCCCCAAGCGTGCCCTGCAGCAGGTGCCCGGCCTCAAATTCCTGGATCTGAACAAAAACCCGCTGCAGAGGGTCAAGCAGAGCGACTTCACCAACATGCTGCACCTCAAAGAGCTGGGGCTCAACAACATGGAGGAGTTGGTGTCCATAGACCAGTTCGCCCTGATCAACCTCCCCGAGCTCACCAAGCTGGACGTCACCAACAACCCCAAGCTGTCCTTCATCCACCCCAACGCCTTCCaccacctgccccagctggagACCCTCATGCTCAACAACAACGCCCTAAGTGCCTTGCATAAGCAGACGGTGGAGTCGCTGCCCAACCTGCAGGAGATCAGCATCCACAGCAACCCCATCCGCTGCGACTGCGTCATCCGCTGGGTCAACAGCTCCGACACCCACATCCGCTTCATCGAGCCGCAGTCCACGCTCTGCGCCGAGCCCCCCGACCTCAAGAGGCGCCACATCCGCGACGTGCCCTTCCGGGAGATGACGgagcagtgcctgcccctcaTCTCTGCCCGGAGCTTCCCGTCGCGCCTGGAGGCGGCCGATGGGGACAACGTGTCCTTGCACTGCCGGGCGCTGGCGGAGCCGGACCCGGAGATCTACTGGGTGACGCCGTCGGGGGTGAAGCTGGTCCCGTTCGCGGACGATGGGCGGTACAAGGTGCACTCGGAGGGGACGCTGGAGATCCGCGGCATCGCGGCGGGCGAGGCCGGGCTCTACACCTGCGTGGCACACAACCTGCTGGGCGCCGACACCAAGAGCGTCCGCGTGCTGGTCAACCACTCCTTCCCGCTGGGCGAGGACAGCCTGGAGCTGGTGGTGGCCGATATCCAGTCCTACCACATCCTGCTCGCCTGGAAGCCGCACCTCAACACCGTCTCCTCCAACCTCACCTGGTCCAGCTTCTCGCCGAGCTCCGGCGCGGGCGCGCCCGGCGTGGCGCGGCTGCCCTCGGGCACCCACACCTACAACATCACGCGGCTGCGCCAGGACACGGAGTACTGGGCGTGTCTGCACGTGGCCTTTGTAGACTCGCAGGCCAAGGTGGCCTGTGTGAACGCCAGGACTAAGGAGGCTGCCCACGGCCACGGGCTCCTGGGGGGCCGGCAGACCCTGGTGGCGGGGCTGgtgctctgcctcctcctcctcagcgCCGCGCTCGTGGCTCGATACGGCGTCGGGGGGCCCGGGGAGCTGCCCCGGGGGGCACGGGCCGTGCGGGTGGTGTACCCCATCCAGCCccccctggcccagccctgggctcggGGGCAGCACGGGGGGCAGCTCCTGGCCGTGGAGGTCCAAGCGGCACCCCCAGACTGCTGA